TAATTGTGATATAGAAACCGCTTGGGAGTTTTTTTCATCGCCCTATAACCTTGCCCAAATTACTCCTAAAGAAATGGGATTTGTAGTGCATACCGATGTAGGAAACCAAGCGATTTTTGAGGGTATGGAAATTGAATATACCGTTTCTCCATTACTTAAAATACCGTTGAAATGGAGAACGAAAATTACGGAAGTTACTTTTCAAAAAAGCTTTACCGATTTTCAAGAAAAAGGACCTTATAAACTCTGGAATCACATTCACGAATTTATTCCAAATAAAGAGGGCGTGTTAATGAAAGATACGGTAGATTATGAATTACCTTTCGGCTTTTTGGGAGATATCACTCACGCTTTATTGGTTAACAAGAAGCTGGAATCAATTTTTGATTTTCGCTTTAAAGTTTTGGAGCAAAAATTTAATAAATAATATATGAATATAGTAATAACCATACTCGTTTTTGTACTAATGGAAGGAGCTACTTGGCTCATTCATAAATACATAATGCACGGTTTTCTTTGGGTATTGCATAAAGACCATCACGACCATAGTAATAAAGGCGTTTTAGAAAAAAATGATTATTTCTTTGTCATCTTTGCCTTGCCAACGATTGCTTTGATGTACTTTGGCTCACTCAAAGATTTTAATTACTTGTTCTTTATTGGCTTGGGTATTATGCTATATGGAATGGCGTATTTTTTTGTGCACGATATCTTCATCCACCAAAGAATTAAATATTTTACCCACACTAAAAACCTTTATTTTAAAGCTTTAAG
This Bacteroidia bacterium DNA region includes the following protein-coding sequences:
- a CDS encoding SRPBCC family protein, yielding MKHQLYREQQLNCDIETAWEFFSSPYNLAQITPKEMGFVVHTDVGNQAIFEGMEIEYTVSPLLKIPLKWRTKITEVTFQKSFTDFQEKGPYKLWNHIHEFIPNKEGVLMKDTVDYELPFGFLGDITHALLVNKKLESIFDFRFKVLEQKFNK
- a CDS encoding sterol desaturase family protein; translated protein: MNIVITILVFVLMEGATWLIHKYIMHGFLWVLHKDHHDHSNKGVLEKNDYFFVIFALPTIALMYFGSLKDFNYLFFIGLGIMLYGMAYFFVHDIFIHQRIKYFTHTKNLYFKALRRAHKQHHKHLGKEEGECFGFLYVPFKYFRMYFKSNKK